A section of the Streptomyces sp. CG1 genome encodes:
- a CDS encoding xanthine dehydrogenase family protein subunit M, producing the protein MDLNTVVEIRDARRPAPWRPGDAWLGGGTYLFSEPQPHLRRLVDLSRMDWTPVQRHPDGSLELAATCTIAELSRHSRDLIAPAAPLFEQCCRAFLASFKIWNMATVGGNLCNGLPAGPMISLTAALDGECLLIAQDGARRRVRVADFVIGAGRKDLAAGELLRSVTLPARALACRTAFRQASLYGLGRSAALVIGTIDPVDHSVTITVTAATVRPVRLWFPLAPTAGALREAIDGAVADGEWFDDIHGLPEWRRHMTFRLAEEIRRELAEEERR; encoded by the coding sequence ATGGACCTGAACACGGTGGTCGAGATACGAGACGCCCGGCGGCCCGCGCCGTGGCGGCCGGGCGACGCCTGGCTCGGCGGCGGAACATACCTGTTCTCCGAGCCCCAGCCGCACCTGCGGCGCCTGGTGGACCTGAGCCGGATGGACTGGACACCCGTGCAGCGCCACCCGGACGGCTCGCTGGAGCTCGCCGCCACCTGCACCATCGCCGAACTCTCGCGCCACTCAAGGGACTTGATCGCCCCCGCGGCTCCCCTCTTCGAGCAGTGCTGCCGGGCGTTCCTCGCCTCGTTCAAGATCTGGAACATGGCCACGGTCGGCGGGAACCTGTGCAACGGCCTGCCGGCCGGTCCGATGATCTCCCTCACGGCCGCTCTCGACGGAGAGTGTCTGCTCATCGCCCAGGACGGGGCCCGGCGCCGGGTCCGGGTCGCCGACTTCGTCATCGGAGCGGGCCGCAAGGACCTCGCCGCGGGCGAGCTGCTGCGCTCCGTCACCCTCCCCGCCCGCGCCCTGGCCTGCCGTACGGCCTTCCGGCAAGCCTCGCTGTACGGCCTGGGCCGCTCGGCCGCCCTCGTCATCGGCACGATCGACCCGGTCGACCACTCGGTCACGATCACCGTCACCGCCGCCACGGTCCGCCCCGTGCGGCTGTGGTTCCCGCTGGCCCCGACGGCCGGGGCGCTGCGGGAGGCGATCGACGGGGCGGTCGCGGACGGCGAGTGGTTCGACGACATCCACGGACTGCCCGAGTGGCGGCGGCATATGACGTTCCGGCTGGCGGAGGAGATCCGCCGCGAGCTGGCTGAGGAGGAGCGGCGATGA